One Pseudomonas brassicacearum genomic region harbors:
- a CDS encoding DUF1328 domain-containing protein — protein MLSWAITFLIIAIIAAVLGFGGIAGTATGIAKILFVVFLVMFIASFFFGRRGRG, from the coding sequence ATGTTGAGCTGGGCAATTACTTTCCTGATCATCGCCATCATCGCCGCCGTACTGGGCTTTGGTGGTATCGCGGGCACCGCCACGGGCATCGCCAAGATTCTCTTTGTCGTGTTCCTGGTGATGTTCATCGCTTCCTTCTTCTTTGGCCGTCGCGGCCGTGGCTGA
- a CDS encoding inhibitor of vertebrate lysozyme family protein has product MNASFKGLAAALLLGGSAMAMAANDGQMRVNQLLEADPQYRETWQHLVQKEERLPEWVMNLSGDSEQMNAVEEDGDKYLVGPLCETQATCRSKRLIVAFSFDKDEAYAMLVEVPAGLPADKSPTRHADYRFLGKPDDGMQKLLMEQLKKDPNWY; this is encoded by the coding sequence ATGAACGCTTCATTTAAAGGACTGGCCGCCGCCCTGCTGTTGGGCGGCAGTGCCATGGCAATGGCTGCCAACGATGGGCAGATGCGGGTCAATCAATTGCTTGAAGCCGACCCGCAATACCGTGAGACCTGGCAGCACCTGGTCCAAAAAGAAGAGCGCCTGCCGGAATGGGTGATGAATTTGTCGGGCGACTCGGAGCAGATGAATGCTGTCGAGGAAGATGGCGATAAGTATCTGGTGGGCCCGTTGTGCGAAACCCAAGCGACGTGCCGCAGCAAACGCCTGATCGTTGCCTTCAGTTTTGATAAGGACGAGGCCTACGCCATGTTGGTTGAAGTCCCCGCCGGACTACCAGCCGACAAGTCGCCGACCCGTCACGCTGACTACCGTTTCCTCGGCAAGCCCGATGACGGTATGCAGAAACTGTTAATGGAACAACTCAAGAAAGATCCCAACTGGTATTGA